The window GTCCCATGTAATTGGGAATTATATTTTTGGCATCAGGTTGAAAAAGATATTGCATAGCAATGAGGTTTTGATCCAAATTCTCACAAGTGATTGGCACCACATCCAGAGAGATGGTGCCTAAATGTAGACTGCAGTGTTGTTGGATGAATTTAGTTCTtatgtgttcattaaccaattcaattaaaacactgtccgtttctaagaatttgtaaggttcttatttacataaaatggacagagaccagccaCCAAAATTAGCcaatagcgtttattctcgagagctctggtcataataccatgtacattggtttatatacctcacatttcgtcataaatgtccctcctcctctcagataccatggcaatatagttcacaagccttctcacattgtcttccacctgttaaacaatctactacaagcccaaggtctctcccctccctgggtagggacagaatgtcctgtaaggaacacagtattccagccggtctgacgatagctccattcgtttctaacaaggaacagaaagtccttgttctaattcttgactaaaactacacacattatattcagtattatgattataataagattcatacattcatacagtaacatagtagtattctgtttagttatGGTTCTAAGTTAAATGcatacataatttagtcattattcataaaaatcccatAACAAGTAGATAGGTCACTAGAAGGGAGAGTGAAATATTTTTAGGAGACTCGTCTGTGTCAACCATCAGCTGTACAAAGTCTATTGTAAAATATTTTGaagttaaatatatttaaaagggAGAGGTAAATCGAATCTAGGCCTAATTAATTGTAACCTACTTCAATCTATGCTACTGACCACTCACTGTCTTTCCCTGGGGTTTAGCTTCTTTTTATCTAGATTTAGTTATTTGATCACATGCAAATATCCAAAATCAACCACCTTATCATTGAACAGTTTCGTTCTAAAAGCACTAGAGGGCGACCAATAGCTACATTTGGCCTACTTCATTTTGTACATGCAGAATGATCTCTGAGTAGCCTACTCCATCTATACAATTTGAAACACAGTTTTGTTATATGAAACAGTATTGTTATGTGATTATTATTTTGTTCACAGTCAATTATATGAGTCAATTATATGAGGATTATATGAGGATTGCCCATCTTAAATGTTACTTTACAGGAACAGGATCATAACTTAATTGATTGCTGGAACAGAGTCCAATTTCCTCTTCTCATGTAAAGGCATCAGGAGGTGTCTAACATGGACGGAGAATTAAGGTCAGGGAAGGAAATTAACGAGGACAAGGTGCCTCATCATGGTGACACAGGAAatgtctccacagaggaaatggAGAGTGGAGGAAGTCCTTCCCTAGCAAAGAGGCCCAGGCCTGATGATGTCACAGCTGACAGCACAGGAGGGATTGAGGAGGACACCGGTGGTGAGGTGGCTGATGGGAAGGAGTCAGACCAGCCCCCTCGGGCTGAGATTAACATTATCCCGGAGACATGTTACGGCTGTGCCTGTCCCATCTGTGGCTTTGTGGCCAAAACGCCAACTTCCTTGAAGATTCACTCCAAGAGGAAGCACACCGGTAGAGGAAAGACCAGGGCTGTGAGCTCAGCTGAGGTACTTGTTGAAATAGATGGCTCCACAACCGGAGCAACAGCACGGAGTTCAAATTACAAGACAGGTGGAGACACTGAGTGGAAAGtgagcagcagagagagacagcaggatgcCATAGAGAGTCAGGGCTCAGAGGCAGGAGGTTCTGAGGGGGAGGTGACTACAATAATAGCCAAAGAGGAAATAGCTGAGATAcaagggacagggagagatgcTTTTGACAGGAAGATGACTCCAATAGCTACAGAGGAGATTGCAGAGGAGGAGCAAGAAAAGACCCCCGGTAAGAAGATGGTAGGTAAACGGGGCACCAAGCCAAAGACTATACATGCTTGCAGCTACTGTGGTCACGAGTTTAAGGACAAGCCGAGCCTAGATACACACATCAAGAGACGCCACACCAAGGAGATGAATTACTTCTGTGAATTCTGCTTGTACGCCTGTGTGGCAAAGTGCGACTACGAAAAGCACTGTCTTAGTAACAAGCACAACAAACGAGTCACGGAAAGCAGGGAATCCTCTGGCCTCTCGTCACCCACGGACAAGAAGACAGCCGAACAGGCTCAAATCTTTGCCTCCACGACGACTCAGACCCGGGCTTCCAAGCGTGCGCTCGGTGCCAGGTTCCAGCTGCAGTGCGGGAGTTGCGAATTCAGGGTCAGCAACTCTGCTTTGCTGGAGAGCCACGCTCGGCTAAAGCACCATGGCGAGCATCGCTTCCTCTGTAACGTCTGCCACTACTACACCGCTACATCTGAGTGGATGGACACACACGTGTCCTCGGAGAGCCACCAGCGTGTGGCTGAGGAGAAAAATGCAGGGTCCTCCTTTGAGGACTGCGTTGAGAAGGTGAGCATAGATGCGGTCGGCGACGACATGCTGACAGATGACGTGGCAGTAGGGGTCATCGGACATGACGGAGAGCTGCACCCTGATGTTAATGAGGATGCTGTTGAGGCTGCGAAGGCCGTGTTGGAGAACATGGAAGAGCACATGGACGAGAGAATCCCTCccaagaggaggagaggcaggccaaAGGGGCCCGCTGCAACTACTTGTGAATACTGTGGCCTTCTCGCCTCCAATAGTACCAATCTAAACGTGCATATTCGTCGTAAGCACAGCCGGCAGTACAGCTTCACCTGCAGGCTTTGTTCTTACAACTGTGTGACGAAAGGCGACATGGACCGACACTGTGTCACAAAGAAGCACCTTAAACGCGTGGAGGATGCTAGCAGCGATGGCCAAGTGGACCTGGATACATCAGTGCAGGTCGTGAGTACAGAGTCAGGCTCTCAGGCCAGCGAGGTTGAGGCTATACATCAGAATAGTCCAGTCAGAAGAGGGTccaaaggagagggaggggccaCGGACAAAGAAGGGGAGCTGTCGCAAGACGACGACAAAGCACAAGTGAGCAGCCCAAAAAAGAGCAAGTACGACTTGGTCAACTCCTGCAGCCATTGCAAGTTCGTAGCTCATTCGATTCCCTCCCTCGACCTCCACGTGAAGAGGAGACACACCCGGGACTTTGAGTTTGTGTGCCTGGCGTGCAGCTACTATGCGGTCACGCGTCAAGAGATGTCTCGCCACGCCTCCACGGACAAGCATAAGCAGAAGAGCGAGGTCTACCTAGAGAACCTGGAGAGCTCCGTGGCGAAAGACCTGGCGCAGCCGGAGGAGGAGGCCACggagctggggaacagagctgaCCCTGATGCTGACAACAATGCTCGCACTGAGGATCCTTCCCCTTCAGTGCCCCCTGACACAGACATGGAGCAGCCCACTAACACAGACACAACTACAGACCAGCCTAACATTATAGACACAGACCAacccacagacacagatacagaccaACCCATAGACACAGACCAGCCCAACAACACAGACCAGCTCCCTATCATCGATGCAGAGAAACCCACAGACACAGATGCAGACCAacctacagacacagacacagaccagctCCCTATCATCGATGCAGAGAAACCCACAGACACAGCTGCAGACCAACCTACAGACACAGACCAGTCCAACAACACAGACACGGACCAGCTCCCTATCATCGATGCAGAGAAACCCACAGACACAGATGCAGACCAACCTATAGACACAGACCAGCCCAACGATACAGATAAGGACCAGCCCCCTTGCACTGATACAGACCATCCCACTAACAATGATACAGACCAATCCAAAGACATAGACCAGCCCAACATCACTGACATAGACCAGCCCAACATCACAGACACAGACCAGCCCCCTATCACCAATACAGAGCAACCCACAGACACAGCTACAGACCAGCCCACAGACACCGAACACCCCACACAGACTTCTGACGTTTTGAGCAACGGGCATGCAGCCCCAATAGTGGAAGTTAGTGGCACTGTTGCTGAGGAAAACACGGAGATCCAGGTGGCTTGTGAGGCATCCGGTGGTGGCGCGGAACAAACCAGCAACGAAGCCCCAGGTACAATTGATCCTCAGGTTGCACCAGCAGAAATCACCATAACACCGCCTGAGGAAGGCCAGAAGGAAGGGGCCGAGGCAGAGCCAGTCTGTTCCGACGACGACGTTGAGATGGCAGATGAGAAACCTGACATCTCTTCCCCAGAGAAACAGCTCACCAGGGCGCTGCCATTCGACGCTTGCATCGTACCTCTCAAGTCCTTGACTGAAGCCGAGCTGGCTCTGCATGAAGAACGAATGGCTCACTCTGTTGAGGACCATTCTGGCCCGGCTGTAAGTGGCCTGACCGGGGCGGGCAGTTTTCAGAAGATCAAAAGAACCAAACCTGTAGGGGCTTCAGGTCTGTCCAAGCGGTTAACTCCCAACCCCCGCATCCGCTGCGAGGACTGTGGCTTCGTGGCGGACGGCATGAGCGGCCTCAATGTGCACATCTCCATGAAGCACCCGTCCAAGGAGAAGCACTTCCACTGCATGCTGTGCGGCAAGTCCTTCTACACGGAGAGCAACCTGCACCAGCACCTGACCAGCGCCGCCCACCTGCGCAACGAGCAGGCCAGCATCGAGGAGCTTCCGGAGGGCGGCGCCACCTTCAAGTGCGTGAAGTGCACGGACCCGTTCGAGACGGAGCAGGAGCTCTTCGTGCACATCAAGGAGAAGCACGAGGAGCTGTTGCGCGAGGTCAACAAGTACGTCCTGGAGGACACGGAGCAGATCAACCGCGAGCGCGAGGAGAACCAGGGCAGCGTGTGCAAGCACTGCGGCAAGGTGTGCAAGAGCAGCAACTCCATGGCCTTCCTGGCTCACAtccgcacacacacaggtacgtCGTCTCCCAACACACTTATTTGAAAACCTTCACTGatatagttttttatttttatgatacATACTTCGTTTTTTTTTACAAGTTATTATAAAGTCATTGGTAACTGCGTCACTCATATTCATCGGTGTTATTATACAGTGTATTCCCCACTTAGAATTTACCAGCCGTGTCAATCATTGCATGCGTTTGGACATCAGGTTTTGAGATACTGGGGTCGAGCCTATATTAGGGGCTGGCCAGGTATCAGAGGAGAGACGTGGTTCGTGTAGTGGTGTGAGCTTAGGCCACGCGTTGGAGAAAAGGAGAAGGTAAAGACTGAGCTGCAGGAGGAGAGATGCTAATGGACCACGGATTAGGATTCCCTGTGCACCGCCTGGTCAAAGACATGTGCGACTCATAATTGATGTGTCCATTACCAAGACTCAGTTGTAATTATAGTCAATAAGTCTCTGTAAATGTGTTAAAGCTTAGGCTAAAAGCATTGGAGACCCAAAGAGAGGTGGGCTAATAATTTAAAATAATCAATGCAGGCGTATTCAAAGCCCTTAatttcccttgtgtgtgtgtgtgtgtgtgtgtgtgtgtgtgtgtgtgtgtgtgtgtgtgtgtgtgtgtgtgtgtgtgtgtgtgtgtgtgtgtgtgtgtgtgtgtgtgtgtgtgtgtgtgcgtgtgtgtgtgtgtgtatatatatgtgtaaattgtgtgtatatgtgtttgtatgtgtaatgtgtgtgtgtgtgtgtgtgtcagcctacATGGTGAGCTGATTATCCTCAATCCATTAAGATTTATCTTGTCATTTATAATGCAAATCAGGGTTCGGCTGGTCAGGTCTATGACTGGGGAATGTCTGGCGGGTTAAGAATAGAGGGCGCTCCATTACTCTTCCTTGACCATGTGTATTAATTGCTTTTAAAATCAACTTAATGTAGGAATGAGAAGTGAGGGCGCCATCAATAAATGCCCTTCTCTGCTTCCTCCGGTCCGTCCCCCTTACAGCCCAAACTTTAATGGGACTTTAATTGGAGTACAGGCAGAGCTCTATGGCCAGGTCTGGGTGgattatgtgtctgtgtgtctgtgtgtgtgtgtgtctgtgtctctctctgtgtgtgtggagtgacTGACTAATGGCCGCGGAGTGTTAAGATGTGTGGACCGTCTCGGAGAGTTGACGGAGAGGTTGCCAGTAGCAAAGTCAATGAGAGTGCTGCCACGACGCACTATGGTAGTCTGGTCATGTGGGTCAGAATCCTCACCTACTCAGGCTGCTGCTTCTTTctctaagtgtgtgccctcaccCATCACTGAGACGACATGATGAGGCCTACTTCTGTTTGTGATGACCTCTCAACTTCTAATATGGGGGAAGAGTCACCGTGGTTTCACCATTGCGAACCGGTTCAGGTTGGCAAATGGTCTGTTTCGCTGGGGTACGTCCTACTATTGATTAATTCCGCAAAATAAAAGCATACGAGCAGAGCAACTAACCGTCTTTACTTTGGCATTCCCCTCATGTCTCTAATGGCTCAACAAAACCACTCTTTGTGGTTACGTGGTTATGGGGAGACACACATTACTGTACAATAAGACTGAATTGCAATTCTGTTTGTTGTACAGTCGAGTAGTCAGAAAGGACGGACAACATGAATAAGAGAAAGCTTGTGAGGCGCAATGATCAACATTTTGATGTATCctttgtgtgatgttttgttgaATCTGTAATATCCGTTTATGAGCCTACTACAGCATTTCATGTTGCCATGTAAACAACGCCATTACTCTGGGTCCAGCTGAGGAAAAGTGTTACTTAAGCAAATGAAAACAGTGACTCTTTAAGAAGATGTGTTTATCAAAGTCAAGGGCACATTTGGAGGTCTCCACTGAGTATTGTCGTAATTTTTTTTTTAGGTGGCTTTTTCGATTGAATTATCTCTTTTATTTATGAGTTTGCTCGTTCTTTTTCTTTTGTTGCCTATTTGTAGAATGCACCTATTTCTTAGCATTTTGACAGCTTATGCtagttattattattgctaaGTTCCCTCATAACATTGAGTTATTCTCTATTTGTATGTGGTCATTTATCGTGTACACTTCCTCCAGTGCTGTGGAACAGGACTGTGGGCTCCGCCAGTGTTTGGACTGGGAGCACGTCCAGATGGTTTTAATTAAACCAAGATTTTATTTACCTGATTAATCAGTGAAATCAGGAGATGGTGGGAGGCTGCACGCATATTTGTCAATTTGTCCCCTGAAAAAAAGAAAAGACTTCCATTTTTGCCAATGAGGATGCAACTGGATTTGCATTTTGAGCTAAATTGGTCACTTTTTCACTTGAGAGAGCTGTCTGACCTCCTGAGGCCTGGGGTGGGTTGAAGTAATgggcacacacacataatcaccACACACACTTGCCAAagatgcgtgcacacacacacttcttctctctaacacatacacacacagacacagtgagtTTCTGAAGGTGTATAAAAGCTAGTTACAGAAGCTCGGTTTGTATGTGTTGGTCTAGCTGTATGATGTCAGATCGGGCCTCTcttaataaataaatgtttatcTTGGGGTGGTAGACATATTATGTTCCCACGATATTTGATTGAATATTCAACCCTGGGGAAAAAAAAGATGTCCATTTTGAATATGTTTTAAAACTGGGTTTTCCGTTTTCAAAGTGGTATTTCTGGATTTTTGGCAACgatgccctttatctacttccccagagtcagatgaactcgtggacacCATGTTTATGTCTCAGTGTCCACTATGAAGGAAGTTTGAGGTAGTTGTGCAagctaatgctaactagcgttaacgcaatgactggaagtctatgggtatctgctagcattgccaaaatcctgaagtatcccttagGCTTTAGATATGGGAGAGATGAGGGTGgatagagcgagcgagagagagagggttaaacaTTGCGGGAGGGTTCTCAAGGAAATTAATTAGCCATTACCCATCTCATCTGGGATGTGAGGGAGCCACATTGTGGTTGGCAATATTAATTTAACATGACACTGCATTGATGGTCAATTTCAGTTTCATGTAGGCTGTTTAAGTGGAGTGGTGGTGTATTAACATGATGAGACATGGGAAGGGAGGAATactacatctctctcctcctgccaTGTCTCATACTCACTCACACAGCCATCTGGCCAGATCCTCTCCCTCTGCGCCTGTCTCTCGCTTCACCTCGGCTTGGGCGCGTGtccgtgtgtctgtgcgtgtgtatttgtatgtttgTTTTGAGTGCGCAtcataggggtgtgtgtgtgtcgaggctAAATGAAGAGGCCCGATTCACCGGTGCTCATGTTCTAACGCCCCTCCCTCGTCTGTTTGCAGGCCTTGTTAGCACGCGCTTGCCTTTCAATCTTCGTTACAAGTTTAACATTCAACGCGTCGTACTTCCAGCTCGCGGCAAGTGAACCGTGTATGAACGAATTAGTAATCTACACAAAGTGCTTAATCAAATCAGCGGCTGCCCCTGAAATAAATATTGCAATGTGTCTTGGGATATTCACTAGGAGAAAGGATTGTAAAAAATGCATAGCGAGTATTTTATAGGAGGTTCCCAGACAGATTGGTTTGTCATACTGGAGAACTGCTACCCTAGTCTGTCTGCATGGGACCTGGCCCTAGTTTGTCTGCATGGGACCTGGCCCAAGTCTGTCTGCATGGGACCTGGCCCTAGTCTGTCTGCATGGGACCTGGCCCTAGTCTGTCTGCATGGGACCTGGCCCTAGTCTGTCTGCATGGGACCTGGCCCTAGTTTGTCTGCATGGGACCTGGCCCTAGTCTGTCTGCATGGGACCTGGCCCTAGTCTGTCTGCATGGGACCTGGCCCTAGTCTGTCTGCATGGGACCTGGCCCTAGTCTGTCTGCATGGGACCTGGCCCTAGTCTGTCTGCATGGGACCTGGCCCTAGTCTGTCTGCATGGGACCTGGCCCTAGTCTGTCTGCATGGGACCTGGCCCTAGTCTGTCTGCATGGGACCTGGCCCTAGTCTGTCTGCATGGGACCTGGCCCTAGTCTGTCTGCATGGGACCTGGCCCTAGTCTGTCTGCATGGGACCTGGCCCTAGTCTGTCTGCATGGGACCTGGCCCTAGTCTGTCTGCATGGGACCTGGCCCTAGTCTGTCTGCATGGGACCTGGCCCTAGTCTGTCTGCATGGGACCTGGCCCTAGTCTGTCTGCATGGGACCTGGCCCTAGTCTGTCTGCATGGGACCTGGCCctagtctgtctgcatgctgtcTGCATGGGACCTGGCCCTAGTCTGTCTGCAAGCTGTCTGCATGGGACCTGACCCTAGTCTGTCTGCATGGGACCTGGCCCTAGTCTGTCTGCATGGGACCTGGCCCTAGTCTGTCTGCATGGGACCTGGCCCTAGTCTGTCTGCATGGGACCTGGCCCTAGTCTGTCTGCATGGGACCTGGTCCTAGTCTGTCTGCATGGGACCTGGCCCTAGTCTGTGCGGCACCATCCACATGAATGGCCCTTACTTGTAGTTGCATACACATCTTGTGTATATTCTATCTACACAAAGAAATAACAATGGCTGGGGTTCAATTAATTTAGGAAAAATAGCACTGTTGTTGCAATCATGAATTGACTTATGCATAAATGTTATCACTAGTCAAACTGCAACCGCATTGGACTGTTATTTTGTGGCATATTTACAATGCTACAGTACTATTCTGCAGCATGCTGCAGCGCTTGTTTGATTGAATAGGCCTTCCCCAGTAGGTGTGTTCTATTAGCCTAGGGTGTGGTGTCCCTTCTAGCCATCATGGGCGCTGATGATCCATagtagccccctctctctctctctctctctgctgctcttaAATGACAAATGGCGGGCAGAGACTGTGCCCCTCTCTCAAACGCCAGcgccacccccccctccccatttatTAATGACAATGATTAGAAGGAAACCTCCCTGCAAAGCCAGGCAGAGTGATTAGCGCTTTTAATGATGGAACGTGGTAGTGAGTGCACACAAAATTGATTTAC of the Oncorhynchus clarkii lewisi isolate Uvic-CL-2024 chromosome 3, UVic_Ocla_1.0, whole genome shotgun sequence genome contains:
- the LOC139394446 gene encoding zinc finger protein 407-like, with the protein product MDGELRSGKEINEDKVPHHGDTGNVSTEEMESGGSPSLAKRPRPDDVTADSTGGIEEDTGGEVADGKESDQPPRAEINIIPETCYGCACPICGFVAKTPTSLKIHSKRKHTGRGKTRAVSSAEVLVEIDGSTTGATARSSNYKTGGDTEWKVSSRERQQDAIESQGSEAGGSEGEVTTIIAKEEIAEIQGTGRDAFDRKMTPIATEEIAEEEQEKTPGKKMVGKRGTKPKTIHACSYCGHEFKDKPSLDTHIKRRHTKEMNYFCEFCLYACVAKCDYEKHCLSNKHNKRVTESRESSGLSSPTDKKTAEQAQIFASTTTQTRASKRALGARFQLQCGSCEFRVSNSALLESHARLKHHGEHRFLCNVCHYYTATSEWMDTHVSSESHQRVAEEKNAGSSFEDCVEKVSIDAVGDDMLTDDVAVGVIGHDGELHPDVNEDAVEAAKAVLENMEEHMDERIPPKRRRGRPKGPAATTCEYCGLLASNSTNLNVHIRRKHSRQYSFTCRLCSYNCVTKGDMDRHCVTKKHLKRVEDASSDGQVDLDTSVQVVSTESGSQASEVEAIHQNSPVRRGSKGEGGATDKEGELSQDDDKAQVSSPKKSKYDLVNSCSHCKFVAHSIPSLDLHVKRRHTRDFEFVCLACSYYAVTRQEMSRHASTDKHKQKSEVYLENLESSVAKDLAQPEEEATELGNRADPDADNNARTEDPSPSVPPDTDMEQPTNTDTTTDQPNIIDTDQPTDTDTDQPIDTDQPNNTDQLPIIDAEKPTDTDADQPTDTDTDQLPIIDAEKPTDTAADQPTDTDQSNNTDTDQLPIIDAEKPTDTDADQPIDTDQPNDTDKDQPPCTDTDHPTNNDTDQSKDIDQPNITDIDQPNITDTDQPPITNTEQPTDTATDQPTDTEHPTQTSDVLSNGHAAPIVEVSGTVAEENTEIQVACEASGGGAEQTSNEAPGTIDPQVAPAEITITPPEEGQKEGAEAEPVCSDDDVEMADEKPDISSPEKQLTRALPFDACIVPLKSLTEAELALHEERMAHSVEDHSGPAVSGLTGAGSFQKIKRTKPVGASGLSKRLTPNPRIRCEDCGFVADGMSGLNVHISMKHPSKEKHFHCMLCGKSFYTESNLHQHLTSAAHLRNEQASIEELPEGGATFKCVKCTDPFETEQELFVHIKEKHEELLREVNKYVLEDTEQINREREENQGSVCKHCGKVCKSSNSMAFLAHIRTHTGSKPFKCKICNFATAQLGDARNHVKRHLGMREYKCHICGWAFVMKKHLSTHLLGKHGLGQPKERKFECDLCDRSFSEKWALNNHMKLHTGDKPHKCAWPSCHYAFLTLSAMKDHYRTHTGEKSFLCDLCGFAGGTRHALTKHRRQHTGERPFKCQLCGFASTTQSHLTRHKRVHTGEKPYQCPWCDYRSNCAENIRKHILHTGKHEGVKMYNCPKCDYGTNGPMDFRNHLKEHHPDIENPDLAYLHAGIVSKSFECRLKGQGATFVEVDTAFDGAFPVRRVGSIEGVQQVIIIQGYGSGEMAFDQALEESAAATLRDLAMAGQVAEVLHITEDGQVISSGREVSAGGAHHLAGGTTRYVLLESGGSAAGGHGGHGGGATHHHMVSESSTALDALLSAVSEMGQQEEDSQEVMTQEVVSDVVEEEEEVEVKTEEEVWEEQQVQEEQVVQEVLQFAASHLMKEGLTQVIVNDEGTHYIVTELDDNTLQVEGTMYTQHQGGEDDQQSEGVSEGQAGERMVYYLDGTPHNVVLEKVEVD